A window from Gossypium raimondii isolate GPD5lz chromosome 7, ASM2569854v1, whole genome shotgun sequence encodes these proteins:
- the LOC105787715 gene encoding protein QUIRKY: MTTSSQQLPPQLPNTVRKVIVEVVDARDLLPKDGQGSSSPYVIVDFDGQKKKTSTKYRDLNPVWNEALEFTVSDPDNMDVEELEIEVCNDKRFGNGSGRKNHFLGRVKLYGSQFAKRGEEGLVYFPLEKKSVFSWIRGEIGLRIYYYDEIVEDQPPPEDPPPQQQQQPPQTEDTKPTPGLVVVEEGRIFEVPPAHMEYPHGVNGYTHGAAPCYPSSPVVVVEESSPDVVHVHEELPTPAKPTAMPMQPHMAPGISVSEEHFPVSEVRKMQSSRGERVRVLKRPNGDYSPREIVCNKTQGDNATVGGVGGAEKIHPYGLVEPMHYLFVKIVKARRLAPNEAPYVKIRMSNDYVKTKPMIYRPGEPTDSPEWGKVFYFGYNKQESANATLEISVWDSPTENFLGGVCFDLSDVPVRESPDSPLAPQWYRLESGAVDQNSHSVSGDIQLAVWIGTQNDDAFSEAMSSDAPYVVHTRSKVYQSPKLWYLRLTIIEAQDLQIAPNLPPLTVPEIRVKAQLGFQSVRSRRGNMNNHSMSVHWNEDVIFVAGEPLEDSLILLVEDRTNKDVSLLGHVMIPLISIEQRIDERRVASKWIGLEGGAGGGGGGGGGGPYCGRIHLRLCLEGGYHVLDEAAHVCSDFRPTAKQLWKPPIGILELGILGACGLLPMKNKGGGKGSTDAYCVAKYGKKWVRTRTVMDSFDPRWNEQYTWQVYDPCTVLTVGVFDNWRMFADVSEDKPDSRIGKIRIRISMLESNRVYTNSYPLLILTRMGLKKMGEIELAVRFACPSLLPDTCSAYGQPLLPRMHYLRPLGVAQQEALRGAATKMVAQWLARSEPPLGQEVVKYMLDADSHTWSMRKSKANWFRIVAVLAWAVGLAKWLDNIRRWKNPVTTVLVHVLYLVLVWYPDLVMPTGSLYVVLIGVWYYRFRPKIPAGMDIRLSQAETVDPDEIDEEFDTIPSSKPPEIIRARYDRLRVLAGRVQTVLGDFATQGERVQALVSWRDPRATKLFIGVCLAITFILYVVPPKMVAVALGFYYLRHPMFRDPMPPASLNFFRRLPSLSDRLM, from the coding sequence ATGACGACGTCGTCTCAGCAACTTCCACCGCAACTGCCCAACACGGTGCGAAAAGTGATCGTGGAAGTGGTCGACGCTCGTGATCTTCTTCCTAAAGATGGTCAAGGGAGCTCCAGTCCTTATGTCATTGTTGATTTCGATGGTCAAAAGAAGAAAACTTCTACCAAATACAGGGACCTTAACCCTGTATGGAACGAGGCCTTGGAGTTCACGGTGTCTGACCCAGATAATATGGATGTTGAAGAGTTAGAGATTGAGGTTTGTAATGATAAGAGATTTGGTAATGGTAGTGGCcgtaaaaatcattttttgggGAGGGTTAAGTTGTATGGGAGTCAGTTCGCTAAACGAGGGGAGGAAGGGCTTGTTTATTTTCCTTTGGAGAAGAAGAGTGTGTTTAGTTGGATTAGAGGTGAGATTGGGCTTAGAATTTATTACTATGATGAGATTGTTGAAGATCAGCCTCCACCAGAAGACCCACCGCCGCAACAGCAGCAACAGCCACCACAAACGGAGGATACCAAGCCTACTCCTGGGCTTGTTGTTGTAGAGGAAGGGAGGATTTTTGAGGTTCCTCCTGCACACATGGAGTATCCTCATGGAGTTAATGGTTATACTCACGGTGCTGCTCCCTGTTATCCTTCGTCGCCCGTTGTGGTTGTTGAAGAATCTTCACCGGACGTTGTTCATGTTCACGAAGAGCTACCGACTCCAGCGAAACCAACGGCCATGCCTATGCAACCACATATGGCGCCGGGAATTTCGGTTTCCGAAGAACATTTTCCTGTGTCGGAAGTGAGAAAGATGCAGAGCAGCAGAGGCGAGAGAGTTCGGGTTTTGAAGAGACCAAACGGAGACTATTCACCTAGAGAAATAGTGTGTAACAAAACTCAAGGTGACAACGCCACCGTTGGCGGCGTCGGTGGTGCCGAGAAGATACATCCATACGGTCTAGTTGAGCCGATGCattatttgtttgttaaaattGTTAAGGCACGTAGACTGGCTCCAAATGAAGCCCCCTATGTTAAAATTCGTATGTCCAACGATTATGTCAAAACGAAACCAATGATATACCGTCCAGGTGAGCCAACCGACTCGCCGGAGTGGGGCaaggttttttattttggttacaATAAACAAGAATCAGCCAATGCAACGCTTGAAATCTCTGTTTGGGACTCCCCGACGGAAAATTTTCTCGGCGGCGTTTGTTTCGATCTTTCTGATGTCCCCGTACGAGAGTCACCAGATAGTCCGTTAGCACCGCAATGGTACCGTCTCGAAAGCGGTGCCGTCGATCAGAATTCCCACAGTGTTTCCGGTGATATCCAACTTGCTGTTTGGATCGGTACTCAAAACGATGACGCTTTTTCTGAAGCGATGAGTTCAGACGCACCATACGTGGTACACACTCGATCAAAAGTCTATCAATCGCCCAAGCTCTGGTATTTAAGATTGACTATTATCGAAGCTCAAGATCTTCAAATTGCGCCCAATCTACCTCCTTTAACAGTGCCTGAAATTCGAGTCAAAGCTCAGCTAGGGTTTCAATCTGTGCGATCAAGGAGAGGGAACATGAACAATCATAGTATGTCAGTGCATTGGAACGAGGATGTGATCTTCGTCGCCGGCGAGCCTCTCGAAGATTCGTTAATTCTGTTAGTAGAAGATCGTACGAACAAGGACGTGAGTCTCCTTGGCCACGTCATGATCCCTTTGATCTCAATTGAGCAACGGATAGATGAGCGGCGCGTGGCTTCTAAATGGATTGGATTAGAGGGAGGAGCAggcggtggtggtggtggtggtggcggTGGGCCCTACTGCGGGAGAATTCACCTGCGACTATGTTTAGAGGGTGGTTATCATGTGCTGGACGAAGCGGCGCACGTGTGCAGCGACTTTAGACCCACGGCTAAGCAACTTTGGAAGCCGCCAATTGGAATTTTAGAGCTGGGGATTCTCGGTGCTTGTGGCTTACTCCCCATGAAAAATAAAGGGGGAGGCAAAGGCTCTACCGATGCTTACTGTGTGGCTAAATATGGGAAAAAGTGGGTTCGTACCAGGACCGTAATGGACAGCTTTGATCCACGTTGGAATGAGCAGTACACGTGGCAAGTCTACGACCCCTGCACTGTCCTAACCGTCGGGGTTTTCGATAATTGGCGTATGTTTGCTGATGTGTCTGAAGACAAACCCGATTCTCGTATCGGTAAAATACGGATACGTATATCAATGCTGGAGAGCAACAGAGTGTACACCAATTCGTATCCATTATTGATTTTAACAAGAATGGGGTTGAAAAAAATGGGTGAAATCGAGTTAGCAGTTCGGTTCGCATGTCCGTCATTGTTACCGGACACATGTTCTGCTTACGGTCAACCATTGCTTCCAAGAATGCATTATCTCCGCCCACTCGGGGTGGCTCAACAGGAGGCATTACGCGGAGCTGCGACAAAGATGGTAGCACAATGGCTAGCTAGGTCAGAACCGCCGCTTGGGCAAGAAGTAGTGAAGTACATGCTGGATGCGGATTCTCATACATGGAGCATGAGAAAGAGCAAAGCGAATTGGTTCCGGATCGTTGCCGTTCTAGCATGGGCAGTGGGGTTAGCCAAGTGGTTGGATAATATTCGGAGGTGGAAAAACCCGGTTACTACAGTATTGGTGCATGTTTTATACTTGGTACTTGTTTGGTACCCAGATTTGGTAATGCCAACAGGGTCTTTATATGTTGTTTTGATTGGAGTTTGGTATTATAGGTTTAGACCCAAGATACCAGCAGGCATGGATATAAGGCTGTCACAAGCAGAAACAGTGGATCCAGATGAAATAGATGAGGAGTTCGATACAATACCAAGTTCAAAGCCCCCAGAGATAATAAGGGCCAGATATGATAGGTTGAGAGTATTGGCAGGAAGGGTTCAAACTGTTTTGGGTGATTTTGCTACCCAAGGTGAAAGGGTTCAAGCTTTAGTGAGTTGGAGGGACCCAAGAGCTACCAAATTGTTCATTGGGGTCTGTTTAGCCATCACGTTTATACTTTATGTGGTGCCACCAAAAATGGTGGCAGTGGCATTAGGATTTTATTATCTAAGGCACCCTATGTTTAGGGACCCAATGCCACCGGCTAGCTTGAACTTTTTTCGAAGGCTTCCAAGTTTATCAGATCGGTTAATGTAG
- the LOC105787731 gene encoding DEAD-box ATP-dependent RNA helicase 5 isoform X2 — MLRLKLLLLLMTHQMVMFSATWPAAVHRLAQEYMDLNPVKVVIGSEDLAANHDVMQIVEDLDERARYERLTAFKFSLHWLNRMGSI, encoded by the exons ATGCTTAGATTAAAGCTTTTACTGCTGCTTATGA CTCATCAGATGGTAATGTTCAGTGCTACATGGCCTGCAGCGGTTCATCGGTTAGCTCAGGAGTACATGGACCTTAATCCTGTTAAA gtTGTGATTGGCTCAGAAGATTTAGCTGCCAACCATGATGTTATGCAGATAGTTGAG GATTTAGATGAGCGTGCACGTTATGAGCGATTGACTGCATTTAAATTTTCTCTTCATTGGCTAAATAGAATGGGCAGCATTTAA
- the LOC105787731 gene encoding DEAD-box ATP-dependent RNA helicase 5 isoform X1 translates to MKLIECLTWDLKRMLTLHWERHLFVAHQMVMFSATWPAAVHRLAQEYMDLNPVKVVIGSEDLAANHDVMQIVEDLDERARYERLTAFKFSLHWLNRMGSI, encoded by the exons ATGAAGCTGATCGAATGCTTGACATGGGATTTGAAGAGGATGTTAACTTTACATTGGGAAAGACATCTCTTTGTTG CTCATCAGATGGTAATGTTCAGTGCTACATGGCCTGCAGCGGTTCATCGGTTAGCTCAGGAGTACATGGACCTTAATCCTGTTAAA gtTGTGATTGGCTCAGAAGATTTAGCTGCCAACCATGATGTTATGCAGATAGTTGAG GATTTAGATGAGCGTGCACGTTATGAGCGATTGACTGCATTTAAATTTTCTCTTCATTGGCTAAATAGAATGGGCAGCATTTAA
- the LOC105787724 gene encoding 2-hydroxy-palmitic acid dioxygenase mpo1 codes for MGKPGGLFDLENHFAFYGAYHSNPINIFIHTLFVWPIFFTSLVLFYFTPTICDLSQSGILPSGFNHVLVFNYGFLCALIYGLFYVILDKKAGSLAALICLACWVGATFLAAHLGYSLAWKVVLAAQLFCWTGQFIGHGVFEKRAPALLDNLVQAFLMAPFFVLLEVLQSLFGYEPYPGFHARVKAKIEAEIKEWKDKKQKKNS; via the exons ATGGGAAAGCCAGGAGGATTGTTCGATCTTGAGAATCATTTTGCATTCTATGGGGCATATCACAGTAACCCAATCAACATTTTCATACATACTTTGTTTGTTTGGCCAATATTTTTCACTTCTCTTGTTCTTTTCTACTTTACACCCACCATTTGTGATCTTTCCCAATCTGGGATTTTGCCCTCTGGGTTTAATCATGTTTTGGTTTTCAATTATGGGTTTCTTTGTGCTCTAATTTATGGATTGTTTTATGTGATTTTGGATAAGAAAGCTGGTTCCTTGGCTGCTTTGATTTGTTTAGCTTGTTGGGTTGGTGCTACTTTTCTTGCTGCACACCTTGGATATTCTCTCGCTTGGAAg GTTGTGTTGGCTGCTCAGTTGTTCTGTTGGACTGGACAGTTCATAGGCCATGGAGTCTTTGAG AAACGTGCACCGGCTCTGTTGGACAATCTTGTTCAAGCTTTTCTAATGGCTCCATTCTTTGTTTTGCTCGAG GTTCTTCAATCGCTCTTTGGGTATGAACCGTATCCGGGTTTCCATGCACGCGTGAAAGCTAAGATCGAAGCTGAAATCAAGGAATGGAAGGAcaagaaacagaaaaaaaattcttag